The DNA segment aaGCAAAGAAAACAAAGTAGAAAATGTAATTAAAGCCATaaactattttaaaataataaaactaattaTTTTTCACCAATATTTGTCACTACTTTCCCAAAAGGATAAAATATAACCGTTGCAGCTCTTTTGAATACAAAACTTACCCTGAAAAAATGTTTTCTGTCTGTTTATAGTGCCTAGAAATTCATTGACAAAAATGTCGTTCAAGagattctgcggccgcacaataccatgtgcggtccgcactttgcttCTTCTCATGAGGTTGGAGGAAttctgcagccgcacaattcCATCTGCAGCTGCACTTTAGCTTTTGCGGCCGTACTTCTTGACCGCGGACGCACTTTGACGAGGCTTCACGCTTGGTCTTTTTGCACCTTCTCTAAACTTTTCAAATCTTGTTAGTGCGACTAGCTTTTGTGGCCGCACAATTTGGTGTGTGGACCGCGCTTATAAAAACTCCTCTGAGGCTTCAGGTTTctttctgcggaccgcactttgGCCTGCATATCTCCTTCTTGCCTTTTTAAGCTGGAATGCTTTTTTTGAGTTAGATTTCTTCGTTTAGCTCCAATCCTCCATCTTGCCTGCAAATCATATGATTTTGTTAGTTTTGGGAACAAAAATCAATACTTTCGTACTAAAACTAAAGTAAGAAGGTACTAATAAGTGGTTAAAATCCACACTTATTAGTAAGCACTTTTACTGTTAAATGACTAAAATATCCTTAAAGTTGTTAACACTAAAAATGAGCTGATTACTACAATATCCTTAATgtaaaaataactcaaatacagACTAATTTATGTCttaattaactctaaattaaattaattagataatattatttttaataaatataaaCAGAATGTCAATAGAATTGCAACATGCTTTTGTTCTGAATATTCAACTGCTAAATAAAATTATTTGTTTCTAGAGTGAAATGAAAAAAACATAAATATAGAAGTATAAATTAATGCCAATAAAACTAATGGCTCAGCTTTTGcgtcatttctttcttttcctctgCTAGTTCTCACATTTGTCTAATGTCTGGTAATTAAGGTTCTTATTAATTACTTATCACAGATAAAACAAAGCTACCTAATTTATTATAATAATATATGAAGGAAGATACCTGCGTCGTCAAAATGGAAGACGAGAAAAAATGACGTTATGACTTAATTAGTAAAGTAAGGGCATTttgaaatttataaaaaatagcaggGATAATAAGGTCAATTATTTGATCAAACataaaaagctttaagctttaaaagTTGTTTTTAGGTTTCCCAAACACTCAAAGAAGGCAAAATGTGTTTTTAAACTGTTTGACTAGCTTTTAAGTCAATCCAAAATGAAAGAGGGTTTAGAGTTTGTCTATGTTTTtagcctcttttttttttcaataaaaaATAATTCACTCAAAAGTATTCATATATTGTGTTTCAAATTATCAATTAGACTAATGtactatatattaaaaaaaacaaTGGATACTATCAACATACTCCCATACAGCACGTCTAAGGACTAACGTTAATTTAGTCATTGGTTTAGTCAAActgttctctttttgttttttgtttttcttttccctgTTCCAATAGTCAAAGCATCTACGTGAGCTAAAAGTTTCTATTTAAGGCAAGATAAAATTAATATTTATTCTATCTATTACTTACACCATAGATAGAAtatttaaatattaatttaaatttTCTTAATTTAATATTTAAGGGGAAACTTTGGACATTGTAAATTTTTGGAGGTCATGTaaatgaaatttaagaaaaaagaaattacAAATAGGCTGCATTTTACACTCTTCTTCAAATTTGCTCCCGCTACGTTTGTCTACTTCTCAGATTATCGCAATTCCgactctcttttgttttttcccCGTCGACTCTCCGGCTAGGCGATGTACTGATTTATCACGCTTTTTTGCTCACAGTTCGCATAATCGTTTTACCTTGCTTCTGCCTGCGATTTTTTGCAGTGCTTTTCTATACATCGGTTTTGTTTGtgtgtggtggtggtggtggtggggggggggggggggctataGAAGCTTATTTGGAATGACCTTTGGTTCAGTGGTTGCCATCGGCATCCCGTTAAAGTATGTAAGTGCGTAGGAACCCCTTGATTTTACTCCTTCCGTCTCATTTCATGTAACTGGAAAAAAtaacttttgaaacttgtagaATGGCTATAGGACGTTTGTGACTTTTTGTTATATACATTCATAACATGTGTATATGGCTATCAAAGTTTGTCATTAGGGGTAAAAAAAAGTTCAGGTTAAATTGTTTCCAAAGGGTCATTCTTTTTCGAACAACCTTAAAGTAAATAGGGTCACATAAACTGGAATGAAGAGAGTAATTAAAAAGAGAAATGTAAGAAGAAATGCTTGTGATCTGGGAGTACTTTTTCTTTTAAACTAATGTCTCCCATTTTCTTGGTTTGAAAAACTAAGATTAGTCTTTTTTGCCTCTATTGTACAGATATTTATGTTGGCTGTTTAAAAGTGAATGGTTGAAACAGTGATTAGTCGTTGTATGTGGTTATCTGGCTGAAACAAGATTAACTGCATTGTTTATTTTGGGTTTTTTGTTTCTTGGAAATTGAATTTGATTGGATGGAGAAAGCTGGAATGCAGGATTGGGATTTAATGTATGATTTTTGTCGTCTaaatagaaagaagaagaagTATGATAGGGAAGGTACTGGGCTTGGGGATCATAAAACACTGGAAAGATGTGTTCTTGTGGATCAAGATAATGCCGGGTTATCAACAAAGGAGGCTGACGCGGGAGCTGCCTATGATAGGGAGAATTCTAGTTGTAGTGATGTTGAAGCTGACCCGCAATATATGACTTTCTTGGCTAACACTAAGCCAGATGGAACGTCATATGTTCTTAAAGCTAGTGATCAGAATGGGTTGCCCGTGTCCCTGAAGTATGAGAAAGAGGACGGATCTGATGATGAGCACGAATATGATTGTCAGAGGAACCTAACAAATGATAGGGAGTGGGAGATtcatggagttggaaaggatcaGGATAGTGTTAGGGAAAAGTACAAATTAGGGAGTTCAAAATCTCTAGACACTTACGCGAGAAAGAATAGGAATACCTCCGTAGTTGAGAAGCATAAGATGAAAGATGGGATCTTGAGTCAGAGGCAAAGGAGGGAAGATAGGGACTTAGGTAACAGAAAGCACAGTACTGATGTGAAGATTGTACCTGGTAAGGAGCAGAAGACACAGAATGGTGGCAAATTCATGGACGTGAGAGTAAAGACAGAACCAAAAGAAGATTCTGATTGTAAGATTTATTTGATTCTCGCAAGAAAACCTGTTTACGAAGATCGCTGTCTCAAATCTTCATTTGGAAATAATTGTTATTTGGTTTATGAAGCTCTCAAGGAGGAGATCCCCCAAAGTGAAGTAGAAATTGTTCAGAACGTTGATGCAGAGTTAGGCATGGGCAGTAGCTCTAACCCCTTTGTATTTTCTGTGGAACATAGCGAGAATGTACTATTTCAATTCTTCTTCTACTTTCACTAGTTATCTTGGTCCCTCTTCCCCTTCCTTTTATGTTACCTCTTAGTTTTATTTCTGCATGATAACTCTAGTTGCATTGGCTTCTAATTTTGTGTATCAAGCTGGAGGATCCCAGTCAGCCTATCAGCAACCCAAATGCGTCAATTATAGATTCTGGCTACAGGAAGGAGGTTCTGAATTTATTGATGAGGCCCTATGATGATGAGGAGTATCAGAAGCTTTGGAAAGATATTAAGATGCCATGTAGCTCAATAAATAGACGTGGAACATCCCTTCTATCACTCCATAAAGGTAGGTTAACAACCTTAAGTTTGTTTTCCAGCACTGCAGCATCCCTTTGCATTTTGAATGCTTCTCTGCGTGTTTGAATTTTTCTCAGGCCATGCCTTGGTTTCAAACTTTATGTAGTTACCTTTAAGATAGTATCCAATTCAATAGAACTCATGCTTTCTCACTTTAGAGAATTTAAGAATAGTTCCTTGTCTTCTTCTTTCGCCTCAAAATGGACTGAATTTGCTAGCAAATGTTTACCCATCTGATTGAAAAAATGTTTGACTTCTTCTTTGTTATTAGTCATCTCAGGGCGACTCTAAACCTCCCAAAAAGGGgggaaatgaaaaaaaagttgTGGGCGGAGTATATGGTAAATGATAGAAGCAATGTCGTCTCTGGTCTAGGCAGTTAAAGGGAGAAAAAAAGATGGAACAACTGCAACTGTTttagaatttttaaaaaaagtggAAAGGTTTCATCTTGCTTTTCTCTTAAATTATCTTGAGCTTTTTGTATGCAAAAGTAATTCAAGTTCTGAACCTTTTGCTTAAAGATAGGCATAGGCCGCTTTTAATGTTATCTTCGTTCTCTTTCCATTTTCATGTTGCTTGTGGTAGAATATGTTCTCCTTTAGTTTTCTACACTTTTATACTTCGTCTCATGTTTATCATTTTACTTCCACTAGGTGTGGAAGAGTAGAGTTGTTTTCACAGTGGTTccagaagaaaaagaacaagaaagatcAATGTTACCCTTTTAAATTGATTCAAAATTTCATATGAATGAGGCATGAATAATGTAACTTTTAATACAGTATAATATTTACACCCAGAGAAATGTCAATGGAAAGAATAGTCATGTAGGGCAAGTGACCTTATAAAAAAAGGTCACGTAAGGCAAGTGGACGAGTTGCGACTCCCTGGCAGGGAACTAGGAAAACATTTCTAGGAAGGAATAACTGTTTTCGACATCTGAAAACCCACACTGAGAAACTGCAGACAGAACTTGCCAAATATTTTTGAGGTCATCGATAATCAAAATAGTATCTCGTTCTGTCTTATTTGTTCTCCTTTCGTTTTTGAGATGAAAGTGTTCACTGCCAAAAGTCAAAACAAATTAACTCTAATATTTCACATGATTCCTTCATCTTAACATGCATGCCTTATATGAGCTTGTTTTGGAAAATCACTCTGACGGGTAAATTGATGAAGACACATCTTTTCTCTAGTGTTCTTCAGCTGAATGAATCGAGGCGAGGGAGAACAAATAAAATGGATAAGTATACTAGTTATCAGGTGTTTGCCTCCCTTTTGTTGAGGGGAGTGCAGATGTTAACTATACGCATCTGATTTACAATAAGTGAGACTTTCTGCTAGTTAAAATGTACATAATTATATTTTTAacttaacaacaaaaattcatTAACTATGCTTGTCAGTGATCTGGAACAAAATCTGTTTTGACTGGAGTCCTCGGTCGAGGAGTCAACTAACTTATAGTACTAGAGCTGAATGTAATATGCATATTCCACCTAATAGTTAGAGATATGAAGCTGTTCTAATATTTTACTCATATAAGGCTGCTTATGCATGAAAGTTAATGCCTATCCAGTTTTGGCGACTTCACCCTCCTTAGCTGCTTCCCCTTGCTTGGTTTGGTAATTAACATTTTCATGCACTTTCCTTTTAGCAACTCTTGCCAAGCCTTCAGAGTTGATGAGATATCCCTTCAATAAAATTCTGAAACTCCTTAAAGTTCTCCTTTGTAGTAATCTCTCAATGGTTTCTATCACCTTATTTATTACCTGTTACCTCCACATATTGGGTACATTTAGTATTACTAAATTACGTCCTAGAACCTAGCTATGTACTTCTTGCTGCAGGGTGATTTCATGGTAGAGATaggaaagaaatcataatttAGATTGGGTGTTAGGATCTTATACTATTTTTAAGCTTTTGTTGGTTTCGTTTATTTGTTTAGGCTAGGGTTTAAGTTAGGAGCCTGTTCAGCTTAAAGTAGGAGCATTTTAGGTATTTTGGATATATTTGCTGTTAATGGCCACAATTAGGTTTTCTGGTTTGCTTTTGGAGTTACAGTATGTTTTAGAAGAGAAAAACCGCCATTTGCAGATTCTATTTATTTCTCTTGGCATCTTGATTTaattgaaatgaaaattaaaaaaggaaatctCTAGATACAAAAGTTGTACATACCATATGAAAAATAGTAGACAAAGTGACATTCTTTACAAAGAGCAATGATGCTATATCCTAACAATCTATCTTACCAGGAATCTCATAGGTGCTCCAAAACatgtacaaaaaagaaaaaggtctcCCGAAGTTGTGTATGGAAACTGGTTGTTTCTTACGTATATGCTTTCACTGTTcctattaaaaaaacatatattcCTTCACCGTGATTGATAAGAAAGCATTTTGGAATCCTAAAGTTGGTTGCTACTCCATGACTGGAGAAGTCACTTTACAGAAAAACAGATATTTTGAACTTTAATGGATATAGCCTGCGAGTGGCAGCCCTAGAGCAAGAAGTGAAGAACTTGCGAAGAAAGCAAACGTAGCATGATATAAGGATGAAGATTCAAAGGCACTATAGTTGCACAAGTTTTTCCCTCCG comes from the Nicotiana sylvestris chromosome 4, ASM39365v2, whole genome shotgun sequence genome and includes:
- the LOC104232247 gene encoding uncharacterized protein yields the protein MEKAGMQDWDLMYDFCRLNRKKKKYDREGTGLGDHKTLERCVLVDQDNAGLSTKEADAGAAYDRENSSCSDVEADPQYMTFLANTKPDGTSYVLKASDQNGLPVSLKYEKEDGSDDEHEYDCQRNLTNDREWEIHGVGKDQDSVREKYKLGSSKSLDTYARKNRNTSVVEKHKMKDGILSQRQRREDRDLGNRKHSTDVKIVPGKEQKTQNGGKFMDVRVKTEPKEDSDSLKEEIPQSEVEIVQNVDAELGMGSSSNPFVFSVEHSENLEDPSQPISNPNASIIDSGYRKEVLNLLMRPYDDEEYQKLWKDIKMPCSSINRRGTSLLSLHKGVNREIKRTNHDKDKKLNIMRGFFFWLEHLTREDAFMPWEDAECLRTMPGSS